A stretch of Microbacterium sp. 4R-513 DNA encodes these proteins:
- the purF gene encoding amidophosphoribosyltransferase — MCGIVGMVGQGSVNQEIYDALLLLQHRGQDSTGIATAERNGVFHMTKQRGQVREAFRTRDMRSLLGDIGLGHVRYATKGTASSEEEAQPFYVNAPYGIVLVHNGNLTNTRELTDELFHKDRRHLNTSSDTELLVNVLANELQSSISGLQLDPAQVFDAVSRVHERVEGSYAAIALLAGYGLLAFRDPFGIRPLIIGTRPADQGGYEWIVASESLVLENGGFEVVRDVDPGEAVFIDLEGHLHTKQCAPAATLAPCSFEYVYLARPDSIMNGISVYEARLRMGERLADTIAKYTPKGAIDVVMPIPDSSRPAAMQVARKLGIEYREGFYKNRYIGRTFIMPGQAVRKKSVRQKLNAMSTEFKGKNVLLIDDSIVRGTTSKEIIQMARDAGAKSVTFASAAPPVRYPHVYGINMPSRHELVAHGRTIPEIAEELGADYIVYQEVEDLKAAILEGSDIEDLDMSCFDGRYVTGTVSEEYLAWVEGSQES, encoded by the coding sequence ATGTGCGGAATCGTCGGGATGGTGGGCCAGGGGTCCGTCAACCAGGAGATCTACGACGCCCTCCTACTGCTGCAGCATCGCGGCCAGGACTCGACGGGCATCGCGACGGCGGAGCGCAACGGCGTCTTCCACATGACCAAGCAGCGCGGCCAGGTGCGCGAGGCCTTCCGCACGCGCGACATGCGGTCGCTCCTCGGCGACATCGGGCTCGGTCACGTCCGCTACGCGACGAAGGGCACCGCTTCGAGCGAGGAGGAGGCGCAGCCCTTCTACGTCAACGCGCCGTACGGCATCGTCCTCGTGCACAACGGCAACCTCACCAACACGCGGGAGCTCACCGACGAGCTGTTCCACAAGGATCGCCGCCACCTCAACACGAGTTCCGACACCGAGCTGCTCGTCAACGTCCTGGCCAACGAGCTGCAGTCGTCGATCTCGGGCCTGCAGCTCGACCCGGCGCAGGTGTTCGACGCCGTCTCGCGCGTCCACGAGCGCGTCGAGGGCTCGTACGCCGCCATCGCGCTGCTCGCCGGCTACGGTCTGCTCGCCTTCCGCGACCCCTTCGGCATACGCCCTCTCATCATCGGCACCCGCCCGGCGGACCAGGGCGGCTACGAGTGGATCGTGGCATCGGAGTCCCTGGTGCTCGAGAACGGCGGCTTCGAGGTCGTGCGCGACGTCGACCCCGGCGAGGCCGTGTTCATCGACCTCGAGGGCCACCTGCACACCAAGCAGTGCGCACCTGCCGCGACGCTTGCGCCGTGCTCGTTCGAGTACGTCTACCTCGCCCGCCCCGACTCGATCATGAACGGCATCTCGGTCTACGAGGCGCGGCTGCGCATGGGCGAGCGCCTCGCCGACACGATCGCGAAGTACACGCCCAAGGGCGCCATCGACGTCGTCATGCCGATCCCCGACTCGTCGCGGCCGGCCGCGATGCAGGTTGCGCGCAAGCTCGGCATCGAGTACCGCGAGGGCTTCTACAAGAACCGCTACATCGGTCGGACGTTCATCATGCCCGGGCAGGCGGTGCGCAAGAAGAGCGTGCGGCAGAAGCTCAACGCGATGTCGACCGAGTTCAAGGGCAAGAACGTCCTTCTCATCGACGACTCGATCGTGCGAGGCACGACGTCGAAGGAGATCATCCAGATGGCTCGGGATGCCGGGGCCAAGAGCGTGACGTTCGCCTCAGCCGCTCCGCCCGTCCGGTACCCGCACGTCTACGGCATCAACATGCCGTCGCGCCACGAGCTCGTGGCACACGGCCGCACGATCCCCGAGATCGCGGAGGAGCTCGGCGCCGACTACATCGTGTACCAGGAGGTCGAAGACCTGAAGGCCGCGATCCTGGAGGGCTCCGACATCGAGGATCTCGACATGAGCTGCTTCGACGGCCGCTACGTCACGGGCACGGTCTCCGAGGAGTACCTCGCCTGGGTCGAGGGCTCTCAGGAGTCGTGA
- the purM gene encoding phosphoribosylformylglycinamidine cyclo-ligase: protein MTGAPADSASPSSNPYAAAGVDTAAGDLAVELMKSAVRRTQGPEVLGGVGGFAGLYDASFLHDYRRPLLATSTDGVGTKVAIAQAIDKHDTIGRDLVGMVVDDIVVVGAKPLFMTDYIATGKVFPERIADIVRGIADGCSETGTALVGGETAEHPGLLGPNDYDVAGAATGVVEADGILGADRVRAGDVVLALASSGLHSNGYSLVRHIVAGAGIQYGDNAADFGATWGETLLEPTRLYTTPLLQLIEATGDGVHALSHVTGGGIAANLARVLPQQTWVELDRSTWSPDPVFRVLADLGDLTLEQTEGTWNLGIGFLAVVSPDKAEAAASVLSQAGIATWQAGVVKDGPRPDGAFEQGAKGVDGGAVRLVGTYNGAK, encoded by the coding sequence GTGACGGGCGCCCCCGCCGACTCCGCATCCCCCTCCTCCAACCCCTACGCCGCCGCGGGGGTCGACACCGCCGCGGGTGATCTCGCGGTCGAGCTCATGAAGTCGGCCGTGCGCCGCACGCAGGGCCCCGAGGTGCTCGGCGGCGTGGGCGGCTTCGCCGGTCTCTACGACGCGTCGTTCCTGCACGACTACCGCCGGCCCCTCCTCGCGACGAGCACCGACGGCGTCGGGACGAAGGTCGCCATCGCGCAGGCGATCGACAAGCACGACACGATCGGCCGCGACCTGGTCGGCATGGTCGTCGACGACATCGTCGTCGTGGGCGCGAAGCCCCTCTTCATGACCGACTACATCGCGACCGGCAAGGTCTTCCCCGAGCGCATCGCCGACATCGTGCGGGGCATCGCCGACGGCTGCTCCGAGACGGGCACGGCCCTCGTCGGCGGCGAGACGGCCGAGCACCCGGGCCTCCTCGGTCCCAACGACTACGACGTCGCGGGAGCGGCGACGGGCGTCGTCGAGGCCGACGGCATCCTCGGCGCCGACCGCGTCCGCGCGGGCGATGTGGTGCTCGCGCTCGCGTCGAGCGGCCTCCACTCCAACGGCTACTCGCTCGTGCGGCACATCGTCGCGGGGGCCGGCATCCAGTACGGCGACAACGCGGCCGACTTCGGCGCCACGTGGGGCGAGACGCTCCTCGAGCCGACGCGCCTCTACACGACCCCGCTCCTGCAGCTCATCGAGGCGACGGGCGACGGCGTGCACGCCCTCAGCCACGTCACCGGCGGGGGGATCGCCGCGAACCTCGCCCGCGTGCTGCCGCAGCAGACGTGGGTCGAGCTCGACCGCTCGACGTGGTCGCCGGACCCGGTGTTCCGCGTCCTCGCGGACCTCGGAGACCTCACCCTCGAGCAGACCGAGGGCACGTGGAACCTCGGCATCGGCTTCCTCGCCGTCGTGTCGCCCGACAAGGCGGAGGCCGCGGCATCCGTCCTCTCGCAGGCGGGCATCGCGACGTGGCAGGCGGGTGTCGTCAAGGACGGACCGCGCCCCGACGGCGCATTCGAGCAGGGCGCCAAGGGCGTCGACGGCGGGGCCGTGCGCCTCGTCGGCACCTACAACGGAGCGAAGTAA
- a CDS encoding zinc-binding alcohol dehydrogenase, with protein sequence MGSAGAPEWVIREDASQPVLLALYLRQVLGIRSPDELPHLRGIPPRAHSRDDDEQARLERQWREYWAMTVEPQAHPSPVPLDLVDGFDTLVALPLEGSDDLRAAMAPCAAEAVAYSQSAKERYRKEAAAKPGVSYRAYASAIAEHERQVGRRAHSFELNVQVLPLTQRGVWWIGSLTIAVTDGLRGDVAAFDAAIHPIIAELA encoded by the coding sequence ATGGGCAGCGCCGGAGCTCCGGAGTGGGTGATTCGCGAGGACGCGAGTCAGCCTGTGCTGCTCGCCCTCTACCTGCGCCAGGTGCTCGGCATCCGCTCGCCTGACGAGCTCCCGCACCTGCGAGGCATCCCGCCCCGCGCCCACTCCCGCGACGACGACGAGCAGGCCCGGCTCGAGCGTCAGTGGCGCGAGTACTGGGCGATGACCGTCGAGCCGCAGGCGCATCCGTCGCCCGTGCCGCTCGACCTCGTCGACGGCTTCGACACGCTCGTCGCCCTGCCGCTGGAGGGCTCCGACGACCTGCGCGCTGCCATGGCGCCCTGTGCGGCCGAGGCCGTCGCGTACTCGCAGTCCGCCAAGGAGCGCTATCGCAAAGAGGCCGCGGCGAAGCCCGGCGTTTCCTACCGCGCCTATGCGAGCGCGATCGCCGAGCACGAGCGCCAGGTCGGGCGGCGAGCGCACTCGTTCGAGCTCAACGTGCAGGTGCTGCCGCTCACTCAGCGCGGCGTGTGGTGGATCGGCTCGCTCACGATCGCCGTGACCGACGGGCTGCGGGGGGATGTCGCGGCCTTCGACGCCGCCATCCACCCGATCATCGCCGAGCTGGCCTGA
- a CDS encoding potassium transporter Trk, which yields MPDSPTPPMTPGASRRSETVRVRRAPKFSVFLLLGAGLGLLTALILTYAFNGTLTQSQNTGLVYSPGQVFGFLALICVTVGVAVFAIIALILDRVSRKRTREVTVDRETVQGSDAG from the coding sequence ATGCCCGATTCGCCCACCCCTCCGATGACACCCGGCGCTTCACGGCGCTCGGAGACGGTCCGCGTGCGGCGCGCCCCGAAGTTCTCGGTCTTCCTGCTGCTCGGCGCGGGCCTCGGCCTGCTGACGGCGCTCATCCTCACCTACGCGTTCAACGGCACCCTGACCCAGAGCCAGAACACCGGTCTCGTCTACTCGCCGGGGCAGGTCTTCGGGTTCCTCGCCCTCATCTGCGTGACGGTCGGCGTCGCGGTGTTCGCGATCATCGCGCTCATCCTCGACCGCGTGAGCCGCAAGCGCACGCGCGAGGTCACGGTCGACCGCGAGACCGTCCAGGGGTCCGACGCCGGCTGA
- a CDS encoding sterol carrier family protein, which translates to MAKKICVDEGRAALDAVRAAAAASTRPSRTDQATAVRYLLQLLVEKAPGNSVEMRVPPFGAVQVIEGPRHTRGTPPNVVETDAETWIALATGAEHWTDAATAGRIHASGTRSNLSDLLPLRP; encoded by the coding sequence GTGGCGAAGAAGATCTGCGTCGACGAGGGCCGCGCGGCCCTCGACGCCGTGCGCGCGGCGGCCGCGGCATCCACTCGCCCTTCCCGCACCGATCAGGCGACCGCCGTCCGCTACCTCCTGCAGCTCCTCGTCGAGAAGGCGCCGGGCAACTCGGTCGAGATGCGCGTGCCGCCCTTCGGCGCGGTGCAGGTGATCGAGGGCCCTCGCCACACCCGCGGCACGCCTCCGAACGTCGTCGAGACCGACGCCGAGACGTGGATCGCCCTCGCCACGGGCGCTGAGCACTGGACGGATGCCGCGACCGCCGGCCGCATCCACGCTTCGGGCACCCGCTCCAACCTGTCGGACCTGCTGCCCCTCCGTCCCTGA
- a CDS encoding MerR family transcriptional regulator gives MRISELSARTGVPVATIKYYLREGLLPGGERTAPTQSTYEDRHVRRLQVIRALIASGVSIAEVRKVLDALDDPPASPHDLLGAAHAAVTPTAEGDIDTTAAESLVERLGWQPGLCDDSLVAGIARALNTISQADFEIPDAVMSAYLESSRRIAQAEIANVPTDSPEAAVRYVVLGSVLIEPLLLALRRVAEQVASAERFGPGAPPTN, from the coding sequence ATGCGAATCTCGGAGCTCTCCGCGCGCACGGGCGTCCCCGTGGCGACGATCAAGTACTACTTGCGCGAAGGCCTCCTTCCCGGAGGCGAGCGCACAGCGCCGACGCAGTCGACCTATGAGGATCGCCACGTTCGGCGGCTCCAGGTCATCCGCGCACTCATCGCGTCCGGCGTGAGCATCGCAGAGGTGCGGAAGGTGCTCGACGCTCTCGACGATCCCCCGGCCAGCCCGCACGATCTGCTGGGCGCGGCCCACGCGGCGGTGACCCCGACGGCCGAAGGCGACATCGACACCACCGCCGCCGAGTCGCTCGTGGAGCGGCTCGGCTGGCAGCCCGGGTTGTGCGACGACTCCCTGGTGGCCGGGATCGCCCGCGCGCTCAACACCATCAGTCAGGCGGACTTCGAGATTCCGGATGCCGTCATGTCGGCCTACCTGGAATCCTCACGCCGCATCGCGCAGGCCGAGATCGCGAACGTTCCCACCGACTCACCCGAAGCGGCGGTGAGGTACGTCGTCCTCGGCTCGGTGCTCATCGAGCCGCTCCTCCTCGCCCTGCGCAGGGTCGCGGAACAGGTCGCGTCCGCCGAACGATTCGGACCGGGAGCGCCGCCGACCAACTGA
- a CDS encoding DUF4188 domain-containing protein → MSRVIQGRMTHRYDGELVVFHIGMQINRWWRPDLWWPAFVAMPRMLKELSVDPDSGLLGYQLLLGSGGPYLVQYWSSIEKLYAYASDPAQQHRPAWAAFNQAARRAPGAVGVWHETFLVERAESVFVSTKPMGLPKATALVPIARKHDRARARFADGETRVEESPATV, encoded by the coding sequence GTGAGCAGAGTGATCCAGGGCCGCATGACCCACCGCTACGACGGCGAGCTCGTCGTCTTCCATATCGGCATGCAGATCAACCGGTGGTGGCGCCCCGACCTGTGGTGGCCGGCATTCGTCGCGATGCCCCGAATGCTGAAGGAGCTCAGTGTCGACCCCGACTCAGGGCTGCTCGGCTATCAGCTGCTGCTCGGTTCGGGCGGTCCGTATCTCGTCCAGTACTGGTCGTCGATCGAGAAGCTGTACGCGTACGCCTCTGACCCCGCGCAGCAGCATCGGCCCGCGTGGGCCGCGTTCAACCAGGCCGCCCGGCGGGCGCCTGGCGCCGTCGGCGTCTGGCACGAGACCTTCCTCGTCGAGCGCGCCGAGAGCGTGTTCGTCTCGACGAAGCCCATGGGTCTGCCGAAGGCGACCGCGCTCGTGCCCATCGCCCGCAAGCACGACCGGGCGCGCGCTCGATTCGCCGACGGAGAGACCCGGGTCGAGGAGAGCCCCGCAACCGTGTGA
- a CDS encoding YciI family protein: MPKYLIAFNDEWVPLHTADELRSKSEASRAVIEDMEAAGVYLFGDGGLDASTAVFSVVSQDGKPVFTDGPFVETKEHLGGFAVIEVADDEAARHWAGRLAVALDWPQEVHRFPSGLSEIIEHHAAEASEMGS, encoded by the coding sequence GTGCCCAAGTATCTGATCGCATTCAACGACGAGTGGGTCCCCCTGCACACCGCGGACGAACTGCGCAGCAAGAGCGAAGCGTCGCGCGCCGTGATCGAAGACATGGAAGCGGCTGGCGTCTACCTCTTCGGAGACGGCGGACTGGATGCCTCCACCGCCGTGTTCAGCGTCGTCAGCCAGGACGGGAAACCCGTCTTCACCGACGGGCCGTTCGTCGAGACCAAGGAGCACCTCGGCGGCTTCGCCGTCATCGAGGTGGCCGATGACGAGGCTGCGCGGCACTGGGCCGGGCGACTGGCCGTGGCCCTGGACTGGCCCCAGGAGGTTCACCGGTTCCCCTCCGGGCTCTCCGAGATCATCGAGCACCACGCGGCTGAAGCGAGTGAAATGGGGTCGTGA
- a CDS encoding sigma-70 family RNA polymerase sigma factor, whose translation MTQGVEEAIARAHQDEWARLVAVLTRRFGDLDLAEDAASEAFVAAVERWPRDGVPPNPGAWLTTTATRKAIDRLRRESHRDVKHQAAQMLRDDSPPDPTGPIEDDRLRLVFTCCHPALAVEARVALTLRLLGGLTVAEIAHAFFVPETTMAKRITRAKAKIKASRIPYRVPSPTDIRERLAGVLAVIYLIFNEGYLATAGDDPLRVDLTDEAIRLGRLLHELLPEEGEVTGLLALMLLADARRAARVSRSGELVTLDEQDRGAWNRAMIREGQALVRERIAAVASVAEPPGRYQLLAAINAVHTDASSPRDTDWSQIVALYDRLVRLDPSPIVRLNRAIAVAEVDGPDLALAEIDRIAAALEGYHAYHAARADLLRRLGRSDDSRDAYDRAIQLAGNPAERTYLIRRRDQLAV comes from the coding sequence GTGACCCAAGGCGTCGAGGAGGCGATCGCCCGCGCTCACCAAGACGAGTGGGCGCGGCTGGTCGCCGTTCTCACCCGCCGGTTCGGTGATCTCGACCTCGCCGAGGACGCGGCATCCGAAGCCTTCGTCGCCGCGGTGGAGCGGTGGCCGCGCGACGGAGTCCCGCCCAATCCTGGAGCGTGGCTGACCACGACGGCGACCCGCAAGGCGATCGATCGACTTCGTCGCGAGTCCCATCGCGACGTCAAGCACCAGGCGGCACAGATGCTGCGCGACGACTCTCCCCCGGACCCAACGGGGCCCATCGAGGACGACCGGCTCCGGCTGGTCTTCACCTGCTGCCATCCGGCGCTGGCGGTGGAGGCACGGGTCGCCCTGACCTTGCGCCTCCTCGGCGGGCTGACCGTCGCAGAGATCGCCCACGCGTTCTTCGTGCCGGAGACGACGATGGCAAAGCGCATCACCCGCGCCAAGGCGAAGATCAAGGCATCCCGTATCCCGTACCGGGTGCCGTCGCCGACGGACATCCGGGAACGGCTCGCCGGGGTGCTCGCCGTCATCTACCTGATCTTCAACGAGGGCTATCTGGCCACCGCCGGCGATGATCCCCTGCGCGTGGACCTGACCGACGAGGCGATCCGCCTCGGCCGCCTCCTGCATGAGCTCCTTCCCGAGGAGGGCGAGGTGACCGGTCTCCTTGCGCTGATGCTGCTCGCCGACGCGCGCCGCGCGGCACGTGTCTCCCGCTCAGGAGAGCTCGTCACCCTCGATGAGCAGGACCGCGGCGCGTGGAACCGGGCCATGATCCGCGAGGGGCAGGCTCTCGTCCGCGAGCGCATCGCCGCCGTCGCCTCCGTCGCCGAGCCCCCGGGGCGGTACCAGCTGCTCGCCGCGATCAATGCGGTGCACACGGATGCCTCGTCCCCGCGCGACACCGATTGGTCGCAGATCGTCGCGCTCTACGACCGCCTGGTCAGGCTCGATCCCTCGCCGATCGTGCGGCTCAATCGCGCGATCGCCGTGGCCGAGGTGGACGGTCCCGACCTAGCGCTGGCCGAGATCGACCGGATCGCCGCGGCCCTCGAGGGCTATCACGCGTACCACGCGGCGCGTGCCGACCTCCTGCGTCGGCTCGGGCGGAGCGATGACTCACGGGATGCGTACGACCGCGCCATCCAGCTCGCGGGAAACCCCGCCGAGCGGACCTATCTCATCCGCCGCCGCGACCAGCTCGCGGTGTGA
- a CDS encoding DUF664 domain-containing protein: MTSPPHERPGPLVLVSRLAAMLPTLSKDELDELADAVEALTDAIGLQRDWPADSADDVVGGEVEASIPLLDDLDLTRWSEPDDTGDERADLVAWLNYQRHEFIRKLRDLSTEQAVEWSVPPVELSVIGLVRHMRQMEASYLGTGLSGEGDRDTYGDDDFAGGSPDTVDDDLRGWMAEVERSDAAIAAVPSLDTRGLGHGRSLRWSLLKMVHEYTLHAGEAHMIRFAALGAMER, encoded by the coding sequence ATGACGTCTCCTCCACACGAACGCCCTGGACCGCTCGTGCTGGTCTCCCGCCTCGCGGCCATGCTGCCGACTCTGTCGAAGGACGAACTGGACGAGTTGGCCGATGCGGTCGAAGCCCTCACCGACGCGATCGGTCTGCAGCGCGACTGGCCGGCCGACTCAGCCGACGATGTCGTCGGCGGCGAGGTCGAGGCATCCATTCCCCTTCTCGACGATCTGGACCTGACGCGGTGGAGTGAGCCGGACGACACCGGTGACGAACGCGCGGACCTCGTCGCATGGCTGAACTATCAACGCCACGAGTTCATCCGCAAGCTGCGCGACCTCTCGACGGAGCAGGCGGTGGAATGGTCGGTTCCTCCCGTGGAGCTCTCGGTGATCGGCCTCGTGCGCCACATGCGCCAGATGGAGGCGAGCTACCTCGGCACGGGCCTGAGCGGTGAGGGCGACCGCGACACCTACGGCGACGACGACTTCGCGGGAGGCTCGCCGGACACCGTCGACGACGACCTCCGCGGATGGATGGCGGAGGTGGAGCGTTCGGACGCCGCGATCGCGGCCGTCCCGTCGCTCGACACCCGCGGGCTCGGACACGGCCGGTCGCTGCGCTGGTCGCTCCTCAAGATGGTGCACGAGTACACGCTTCACGCCGGAGAGGCGCACATGATCCGCTTCGCGGCGCTCGGTGCGATGGAGCGCTAG
- a CDS encoding nuclear transport factor 2 family protein has protein sequence MEPSELVEQYLASVSNEPDAEARGEAIERLFTEDIRYVDQDGVVEGREDFIRRIDALAAMMGPTSRFSLTKPVQQADDAVLFHWQLGTPGEAPALTGADIALVKDDRIFRLYAVVD, from the coding sequence ATGGAGCCCTCGGAGCTTGTCGAGCAGTACCTCGCGAGCGTGTCGAATGAACCGGATGCCGAGGCCAGAGGAGAAGCTATCGAGCGGCTGTTCACCGAGGACATCCGGTATGTGGATCAGGACGGCGTCGTCGAGGGCCGCGAGGACTTCATCCGGAGGATCGATGCGCTCGCGGCGATGATGGGGCCGACATCCCGGTTCTCCCTCACAAAGCCGGTGCAGCAGGCCGATGACGCGGTGCTGTTCCACTGGCAGCTCGGGACTCCCGGCGAGGCGCCCGCGCTGACCGGAGCCGACATCGCCCTGGTGAAAGACGACCGCATCTTTCGGCTCTACGCCGTCGTGGACTGA
- a CDS encoding nuclear transport factor 2 family protein, which produces MRGRGTQFFVDLESRVWDALVGGDAEADRALLSDDFVGVFPTGFANRTDHTDELADGPSIASYAIADARLIDISADAALLCYRAEYRRPGNANVEVMFISSLWVEREGRWWNTFSQDTPAEPASA; this is translated from the coding sequence ATGCGCGGTCGGGGCACACAGTTCTTCGTCGATCTGGAGTCGCGGGTCTGGGACGCGCTGGTGGGCGGTGACGCGGAGGCCGATCGCGCGCTGCTCTCGGATGACTTCGTCGGTGTCTTCCCGACCGGCTTCGCGAACCGGACGGACCACACCGACGAGCTGGCGGATGGCCCCAGCATCGCCTCGTACGCGATCGCGGACGCGAGATTGATCGACATCTCCGCGGATGCCGCATTGCTCTGCTATCGCGCCGAGTACCGTCGACCGGGCAACGCCAACGTGGAGGTGATGTTCATCAGTTCGCTGTGGGTCGAGCGCGAGGGTCGCTGGTGGAACACCTTCAGTCAGGACACCCCAGCGGAGCCCGCCTCGGCGTAG
- a CDS encoding NADP-dependent oxidoreductase has protein sequence MKAIVAADRSSDVGGLTLSELPEPSPAINDVVVEVHASGFVPAEWEWPSTWSDRAGRHRSEPVIGHEFAGVVSALGYGTTGLTLGQRVFGITDWHRDGTLAEYTAVEARNLAPLPGDVDFTVGASLPISGLTAWQGLLQHGRLRSGQTVLAHGAAGAVGSVVTQLAREFGGYVIGTGRAGARQAALDFGANEFLDLESDSIEDVGGVDLVFDVLGGDVQRRSARIIRPGGTLVSVVGPVEARPVDGLAVDFVVESVPAQLSEIVQRVRDGRLRPHIGTVASLDDAVAALHPTARRTGKTVIQVRN, from the coding sequence ATGAAGGCGATCGTGGCGGCTGATCGAAGCTCCGATGTAGGTGGACTGACGCTGTCGGAGTTGCCCGAGCCGTCCCCGGCGATCAACGACGTGGTCGTCGAGGTCCACGCGTCCGGGTTCGTTCCTGCGGAATGGGAATGGCCGTCGACGTGGAGCGATCGTGCGGGTCGTCACCGGTCGGAGCCGGTGATCGGGCACGAATTCGCCGGAGTGGTCAGCGCGCTCGGCTACGGGACGACGGGCCTGACATTGGGCCAGCGGGTGTTCGGCATCACCGACTGGCACCGCGATGGAACCCTCGCCGAGTACACGGCAGTGGAAGCCCGGAACCTCGCACCGCTGCCCGGGGATGTCGACTTCACCGTTGGTGCGAGCTTGCCCATCTCCGGCTTGACGGCGTGGCAAGGTCTGCTGCAGCACGGTCGCCTTCGGTCCGGCCAGACCGTGCTCGCCCACGGCGCGGCGGGCGCGGTCGGATCCGTCGTCACGCAGCTCGCCCGCGAGTTCGGCGGGTATGTGATCGGCACGGGCCGGGCGGGCGCGCGGCAAGCCGCACTCGACTTCGGTGCAAATGAATTCCTCGATCTCGAGAGCGACAGCATCGAGGACGTCGGCGGCGTCGACCTCGTCTTCGACGTCCTCGGCGGCGATGTGCAACGGCGATCCGCTCGCATCATCCGGCCGGGCGGCACTCTGGTGTCGGTCGTCGGACCCGTGGAAGCTCGGCCCGTCGACGGTCTCGCCGTCGACTTCGTGGTCGAGTCCGTACCGGCGCAGCTCTCCGAGATCGTTCAGCGGGTGCGCGATGGACGTCTTCGCCCCCACATCGGCACGGTCGCTTCTCTTGATGACGCCGTCGCCGCCCTCCACCCGACCGCGCGGCGCACAGGCAAGACCGTCATACAGGTACGCAACTGA
- a CDS encoding VOC family protein, producing MDSETYKPAGYTSVAPWIVTDDTGALLDFITDVLGGEELARVSTEDGAIGHGEIRVGDTVLLAFDRRPDWPVMPSVLRVWVDDPDTTFAKATAAGATVVTELADSAFGQRGGRIKDPFGNIWWVVSQSEQVVEDVMWQRLQQPEYAQQMRIAQETLDAELSGRAEGRSSTPMR from the coding sequence ATGGACAGCGAGACCTACAAGCCGGCGGGCTACACGAGCGTCGCGCCCTGGATCGTCACCGATGACACCGGCGCGCTGCTCGACTTCATCACGGACGTGCTCGGCGGTGAGGAACTCGCCCGCGTCAGCACCGAAGACGGCGCGATCGGCCACGGCGAGATCCGGGTCGGCGACACGGTGCTGCTTGCCTTCGACCGGCGACCCGACTGGCCCGTCATGCCGAGCGTCCTGAGGGTGTGGGTCGACGACCCCGACACCACCTTCGCGAAGGCCACCGCCGCGGGCGCCACAGTCGTGACTGAGCTCGCAGACAGCGCCTTCGGTCAGCGCGGCGGGCGGATCAAAGACCCGTTCGGCAACATCTGGTGGGTGGTCAGCCAGAGCGAGCAGGTTGTGGAGGATGTGATGTGGCAGCGACTGCAGCAACCCGAGTACGCCCAGCAGATGCGGATCGCGCAAGAGACCCTCGACGCCGAGTTGAGCGGCCGGGCCGAGGGGCGCAGCAGCACCCCCATGCGCTGA
- a CDS encoding MarR family transcriptional regulator: MAVRGRLDAVVRPHGITVAQYTALTVLEQHPGMSSAQLARHSFVSAQAMEGIVRALHEAGLIDRVRDDDNRRRMTISLTPAGVALLAACRADVDRIEAEAFAGLTAVERVTLGRWLQDARHALEAPASID, encoded by the coding sequence ATGGCAGTCCGGGGGCGGCTGGATGCGGTCGTCCGTCCGCACGGGATAACGGTCGCCCAGTACACCGCTCTGACGGTGCTCGAGCAGCATCCGGGCATGAGTAGTGCCCAGCTCGCGCGGCATTCATTCGTCTCGGCGCAGGCGATGGAGGGGATCGTGCGCGCCCTTCATGAGGCGGGGCTCATCGACCGCGTTCGCGACGACGACAACCGTCGCCGCATGACGATCTCCCTGACACCGGCCGGGGTCGCGCTCCTGGCAGCGTGCCGCGCCGACGTCGACCGAATCGAGGCCGAGGCGTTCGCCGGCCTCACCGCAGTCGAGCGCGTCACACTCGGCCGCTGGCTGCAAGACGCCCGGCACGCGCTGGAGGCCCCGGCATCCATTGACTAA